Part of the Meiothermus sp. CFH 77666 genome is shown below.
AAAAAGCGCTCTGCCAGAGAAGGTTCTACCAGGCGCAGATACTCCCGGGCAATCCCCAGGTCGGCCTTGGCCAGGGCAATGGCCGCGCTATCCAGGGTGGTGGCAAAGAAGGGCCACTGCGCAAACATTTCCCGCCGCAAGCTGAGCGGAATTTCTTCCAGCCCTTCGGCCAGGCCGTACCAGCCGGGAATCAAAAGTCGCACCTGCGTCCAGGACATCACCCAGGGGATGGCCCTCAGGTCCTTTATTTCGCGTACCCGCCCCGAGCGATACACGGGCCTGCTGGCAATGTTCAGGGCGCCAATCTCGCGGATAGGGGTGAGCTGTTCGTAAAACTCAAAGAAACCGGGGCGCAGGAGCAACTCGCGGTAGACCTCGGTGGAGCGCCGAGCGGCTCGGGTCATGGCCTCGCGCCACGCTTCGCGGAGGGGCTCGGCCTGCCCGTAGAGGTCGCGGGCCGAGGCCAGCGCGGTGTGGTAGAGCATCTGCTCGAGGTTCCGGTAGGCCAGGTCGGGGTGGGCGTAGCGGTCGGCCAGGGCCTCGCCCTGCTCGGTCAGGCGCATGCGGCTGCCCACCGTGCCGGGCGGCAGGCTGGCAATGGCCCGCCCGGCGGTGCCACCCCCTCGAGCGGTGGAGGTGCCGCGCCCGTGGAAATAGTAGACCTGCACGCCCCGGCTCTTTGCTGTGGCAGTAATGGCTTCCTGAGCCCGGTAGAGCGCCCAGTTGGCGGCCAGAAAGCCTGCGTCCTTGTTGGAGTCGGAGTAGCCAATCATGACCTCGAGGCCCCCCCGGCCCTGCACATGGGCCATAAAAACCGGGTTGTCCAGCAGCCGGGCCACCACCTCGGGCGCATTTTCCAGGTCGCCCAGGGTCTCGAAGAGCGGCACCACATCGAATGGCAGGGCCCGCCCAGGGCGGTAGAGCCCCACCTCCCGCGCCAGCAGGAGTACCTCGAGCAGGTCGCTGGGGTGGTGGGTCATCGAGACCACGTGGGCCCCCCGCGCCCGCCAGTTGCGCAGGGCTTCCAGGGCGGTTTGCAGGGCCTTGGTCTGCGGACGGTAGCCCACCGGCGCCAGGGGCCGGGCGGTGGCCAGTTCCTGGGTCAGCAGGGCCTCCCTTTGCAGCGGTTCCAGCCCCACGTAATGCTCGTGCACCCCGGCGGTTTTCAGCAGTTCGGCTACGGCTTCGGTCAGCGCGCGGGACTCCTCCCGCAAATCCAGGCTGACCAGCTCGAGGCCAAACGCCTCGGCATTCAACCGCAGGGGGCGCACGCTGACTCGGGAAATCTCCTTCAGGCCAAGCTGATTGAGGCTGGCCTCGGCCTTGCGTAAATCCCCGATAAACTCATGGGTGCTGCTATAGCCAGGGCCGGTTTGCTCGCCCAACAAGGCCCGCAGCTTGTAGCGCAGCCCCATGCCAAACTGGCGGTAGGGTTCCCCCTGGAAGCGCTCGGGCAGCGCCAAACGCCTGGCATGGTCTTCCAGGGCCAGCCGCAGTTCACGACTAATGGTGATGCGCTCCTCGCTGAGCGACAAGTCCCGAATCAGGCCGTCCACGTCCTCCACAAACTTACGCAGGGCGGTTTCGCGGGCGTAGTTCTGGGCCCAGCTCGTGACCTCTGGCACCACATTGGGGTTGCCGTCCCGGTCGCCCCCAATCCAACTCCGAAACACTAATGGAGGCGAAAGGTCGGGGCGCAGGCCGTAGTGGGCCTCCAGGGCACTCTCCAGCCCATCCACCAGCCGGGGGATGGCCTGCCACAGGGTATAGGTGGTGTAAAAAAGGCCGCCTTTCACCTCGTCTTCCACACTCGGACGGGATTTGCGCAGTTCGGAGGTGCCCCACAGCAGGGCCACTCGAGCATCAAGCTGTGAGTTGGCATCAGCAATGAGCGGTGGAGCCTCGGCGTGGTTCTCCTGCGCTGAGTCTTCAGGGCCCTCTCGCTCGGCTGCATCCAGAAGCTTTTCAATCTCGCTGATGTGATACCGCTGGGTGCGGCGGCGGGTCTCGGTGGGGTGCGCGGTGAAGGTCAGGTGCAGCCGTAGCCGCGAGAGCACATCTACCGCCTGCTCATAGCTCAGACCCTGGCGTTTGAGCTGCCCGACCAGGGCCAGAAACGATTCCCCCCTGGGGGCCTGCGGGGTGCTTTTCTTCTCCCGCTCCCGATTAACCCGTACCCGGTGGCGTTCTTCGGCCAGATTGACCAGATGAAAATAGGTCGAAAAGGCCCGGATCATGTTTTCGGCCTCGGCCAGCGAGAGGCCCCGCACAATGCTCAGAAGCTGCTGGCGGGTGGCTTCGCTGTAGCTTTGCCGCAGGGCTTTGGTCAGCTCGCGGACTTCTTCCTCCAGTTCAAAAACACGCTGGCCCGAAAGCGTTCGAATAGCCTTCCCCAGAGCCCGCCCCAACAAATCCACTTCGCGCTTGAGCTGTTCAAACAGCCGATCTTCACTCATCCAGCGATAGTGTATCGGGTCTGGAAGGGATTCCCAAATGTTCGTACCCTCTTTGCCTGGGCAAGGTACATACCGCAGGAACGGTGAAGCAGGGAGCAGGGGGTAGGGGACAGGTGATGGAGACCCCCTGCCTACCTTCTACCACCCAGCCCCAACCGGGGTATGGTTGAAAGTTGGCTACACGGCCAAAGTTGGTATCGGAGCCTCCGGGTTCGCCGAGCCCAACCTCTAACCCCGGATCTCTACTCCCCCTAGGGCGTGCCCTCGAAAATGACCGGAAAGCGCACGCGGGTATCGAAAGCCAGGGGAACCAGCCAGCGCACACTGGGCACTACCGGGCCGGCAAACAGGTCGTTTACGGCAAAAATCCCCACTTCATCCTCGCCCTTGGCCTGGATCTCGAGGGCCAGCTCCGAGACGGCCACCTAGAAGTACACCTGAAAGGTATAACCCTCCAGCCTTGCCAGCGCCATCCATTCTTTGGGAGGGATGCCGACGCCGGTTTCTTCCTTGAAAACCCTGGACATGGCGGCTTTGGGCAGTTCATCGGGCATGATTTTGCCTCCCACCCCATTGAATAGCCGTGCATCCGGGTCGGCCCGGTGCTTTCGCATCAGCACCACTCGAGTTTTGTCGGGGGTGAAGAGGAAACCGGCGACGTACTGGGCTAGGGGGGTCATGGCAAGGCTCCGAAGGCGTTACCTTAGTGTATCCGGTTGGCCCCAGAGGTTGCTTCGTGGTTTGACTTGGGTTTCTTAAGCCGTTAGCTTGGGGGCATGCCCGAACGGCAGTACCTTTACAAAGGCCGCATCCTGAACCTGGCCCTCGAGGGCCCCTACGAGATTGTCGAACATGCCCACGCAGTCGCGGTGCTGGTCGAGCGAGACGGCCAGATTCTGTTCGTGCGGCAGTACCGCCCGGCCATTGGCAGCGAGACCCTGGAGATTCCGGCGGGCCTCATCGACCCCGGCGAAACCCCCGAGGAAGCGGCCCGCCGTGAGCTGGCCGAGGAGGCGCAGCTGGCCGGCGACCTCGAGTACCTCACAGGCTTCTACCTGTCGCCGGGCTTTTGCGATGAAAAACTCCACGTTTTCCGGGCCACCCACCTCCGGGCGGCCTATGCCCAACCCGATGACGACGAAGAAATCACCATCGAGTGGCACGACCCCCGGCAGGTTTTGCAGGCCGCCCGCGACGGCAGGGTGCAGATATCAGCCTCGGCCATGGCGGGGATTTTGCTTTATCTTAGCGAGAGGGCTTTGGGGGGCGGTGTTGTGGGCTCCGGGTAAAAAGCAGGCCTTGCCCACGCCAGCACGAAGCTCAAGCTGTGTTCGTGGCATTAACCCAGGATTTCTAAAACAAGTTTTATCCGCTACCTGTAGTATTGTTTGGCGTGCTGTAACATCACCCCCTTCACCATGCTGCTGATTAACGACCCCTCCGACGCACCCGCCGGCCCCAAGGTGGTGGCCATTGGTAGCTTTGATGGTTTGCACCTCGGGCACCAGCACCTGATCCACCAGGCCCAGCAGGAGGCCAAGAACCGGCACATTCCGCTCTTGGTCTACACCTTCGACCCCCCCAGCAAGGTTTTCATGCGAGGGGAGGGCTTCCTGACCGATTTGTCGGAGAAGCTCGAGCTTTTGCGGGGCCTGGGGGTCGAAATCGCCCTGATTGTGCCCTTCACCGAGGCTTTCTCCAAACGCAGTAAGGATGACTTCCTGGGCGACCTGCGAGCCCTCGAGGCCCAGCGCATCTATGTAGGTGCCGACTTCCGCTTTGGCAAGGCCAGGGCTGGAGGGCTGGAAGACCTGAACACGGTAGCGCCCACCCAGATTCTGCCGCTGCTCGAGCTGGGTGGCAGGCCGGTCAAGTCGAGCCGTATCCGCGATCTGCTGCGCGCGGGAGAGGTTGACGAGGCCAAGCTGCTGCTAGGGCGGACGTACACCGCCCGGGGCATCGTGCAGGAGGGTGACAAACTCGGGCGGCAGTTGGGTTTTCCCACCGCCAATATCGAAGTAGCCCCCCTCAAAATTCTGCCGATGGGCGTGTTCGCCGTGCGGGTGCAGACCCCCCAGGGCCGCTTTGGCGGCATGGCTAACGTGGGCTACCGCCCTACCGTCTCGGGCCAGGTGTTGCGCTTCGAGGCGCATCTGTTTGGCTTTGCGGGCGATTTGTACGGTCAGGAATTGAGCGTGGAGTTTCTCACCAAGCTGCGCGGCGAAAAGAAATTTGAGAGCCTGGAAGCCCTCAAGGCCCAGCTTGCCCAGGATGCCGAGGCAGCCCGTCGGGTGTTGGGAATCTAGCCTGCAATCTGCGCCTAATATCAACTTTAGGCTCATGCCCAGCCTTCAGCGAAGTACGAGATGGGGGTGGGTGATGGGAGGTAGGCGGTGGGTTTTCAGCGTCCAGACCCTACTTCTTGCCTTCCACTCCGCGCGCCCTGCTATCGGCTATCGTCCATCGTCCATAGACCCCTCCTCAGCGCGGAATGTCCTCGGCGGTCAGAAACTTTGGCCTGACCCAGCGCACCTCCTCGAAGGTGCCATCGTAGCGCAGGATGGCAGCCATGCGGGCCCTCGAGTACACCTGGTGGGGCTTCTTGGGGATGAAGGCGGTCACGATATCCACCC
Proteins encoded:
- a CDS encoding phosphoenolpyruvate carboxylase produces the protein MSEDRLFEQLKREVDLLGRALGKAIRTLSGQRVFELEEEVRELTKALRQSYSEATRQQLLSIVRGLSLAEAENMIRAFSTYFHLVNLAEERHRVRVNREREKKSTPQAPRGESFLALVGQLKRQGLSYEQAVDVLSRLRLHLTFTAHPTETRRRTQRYHISEIEKLLDAAEREGPEDSAQENHAEAPPLIADANSQLDARVALLWGTSELRKSRPSVEDEVKGGLFYTTYTLWQAIPRLVDGLESALEAHYGLRPDLSPPLVFRSWIGGDRDGNPNVVPEVTSWAQNYARETALRKFVEDVDGLIRDLSLSEERITISRELRLALEDHARRLALPERFQGEPYRQFGMGLRYKLRALLGEQTGPGYSSTHEFIGDLRKAEASLNQLGLKEISRVSVRPLRLNAEAFGLELVSLDLREESRALTEAVAELLKTAGVHEHYVGLEPLQREALLTQELATARPLAPVGYRPQTKALQTALEALRNWRARGAHVVSMTHHPSDLLEVLLLAREVGLYRPGRALPFDVVPLFETLGDLENAPEVVARLLDNPVFMAHVQGRGGLEVMIGYSDSNKDAGFLAANWALYRAQEAITATAKSRGVQVYYFHGRGTSTARGGGTAGRAIASLPPGTVGSRMRLTEQGEALADRYAHPDLAYRNLEQMLYHTALASARDLYGQAEPLREAWREAMTRAARRSTEVYRELLLRPGFFEFYEQLTPIREIGALNIASRPVYRSGRVREIKDLRAIPWVMSWTQVRLLIPGWYGLAEGLEEIPLSLRREMFAQWPFFATTLDSAAIALAKADLGIAREYLRLVEPSLAERFFPSIARAFEKTRAILEETFQNTLLFNHPVLARQTELRNPYVDPISLVQVELLERYRRTPPEAPERKGLERALMLSLLGIAAGLRNAG
- a CDS encoding NUDIX domain-containing protein yields the protein MTPLAQYVAGFLFTPDKTRVVLMRKHRADPDARLFNGVGGKIMPDELPKAAMSRVFKEETGVGIPPKEWMALARLEGYTFQVYF
- a CDS encoding NUDIX hydrolase gives rise to the protein MPERQYLYKGRILNLALEGPYEIVEHAHAVAVLVERDGQILFVRQYRPAIGSETLEIPAGLIDPGETPEEAARRELAEEAQLAGDLEYLTGFYLSPGFCDEKLHVFRATHLRAAYAQPDDDEEITIEWHDPRQVLQAARDGRVQISASAMAGILLYLSERALGGGVVGSG
- the ribF gene encoding riboflavin biosynthesis protein RibF, giving the protein MLLINDPSDAPAGPKVVAIGSFDGLHLGHQHLIHQAQQEAKNRHIPLLVYTFDPPSKVFMRGEGFLTDLSEKLELLRGLGVEIALIVPFTEAFSKRSKDDFLGDLRALEAQRIYVGADFRFGKARAGGLEDLNTVAPTQILPLLELGGRPVKSSRIRDLLRAGEVDEAKLLLGRTYTARGIVQEGDKLGRQLGFPTANIEVAPLKILPMGVFAVRVQTPQGRFGGMANVGYRPTVSGQVLRFEAHLFGFAGDLYGQELSVEFLTKLRGEKKFESLEALKAQLAQDAEAARRVLGI